Proteins encoded by one window of Agelaius phoeniceus isolate bAgePho1 chromosome 3, bAgePho1.hap1, whole genome shotgun sequence:
- the COL10A1 gene encoding collagen alpha-1(X) chain, protein MHLQVSLLLLFCLNFVHGGDGYFSERYQKQSSIKGPHFLPYNVKSQGVQVRGEQGPPGPPGPAGPRGQPGPAGKPGFGSPGPQGPPGPPGPPGFSAVGKPGVPGLPGKPGARGLNGEKGEPGPAGLPGARGPQGPPGTPGPAGLTVPGKPGPQGPPGAQGPRGPPGEKGEPGIPGINGQKGENGFGIPGRPGGRGLPGPQGPRGPPGPAGIGKPGENGLPGQPGLKGDRGFPGAPGAVGLPGPQGLPGEPGEVGIGKPGPMGPPGAAGIPGAKGHPGPAGLPGSPGLPGFGKPGLPGMKGHRGPEGPPGLPGPKGDQGPAGVPGEPGPVGPPGNMGPHGLKGLPGENGLPGPKGDMGPAGHPGFPGAKGERGLPGLEGKPGYPGEQGLAGPKGHPGLPGPKGDTGPAGLPGLPGPMGPQGAKGVPGANGEPGPRGPSGIPGIRGPIGPPGLPGAPGAKGEPGAPGLPGPAGISTKGLSGPMGPPGPPGPKGSKGEPGLPGPPGPPGPPGQAVIPQMPEGYVKAGESRDLSGISFIKGGVNQALTGMPVSAFSVILSKAYPAATVPIKFDKILYNRQQHYDPRTGIFTCRTPGLYYFSYHVHAKGTNVWVALYKNGSPLMYTYDEYKKGYLDQASGSAVIDLMENDQVWLQLPNSESNGLYSSDYVHSSFSGFLFAHI, encoded by the exons ATGCATTTACAAGTATCTTTACTGCTGCTGTTTTGTCTGAACTTTGTCCATGGTGGTGATGGGTATTTTTCTGAGCGATATCAGAAACAATCCAGCATCAAGGGGCCACATTTTCTACCATACAATGTAAAGAGTCAAG GTGTGCAGGTACGGGGGGAACAAGGACCCCCCGGtcccccaggccctgctggaccAAGAGGACAACCAGGTCCTGCAGGAAAGCCAGGGTTTGGAAGTCCAGGTCCCCAAGGGCCCCCTGGTCCCCCAGGACCACCTGGGTTCTCTGCAGTCGGAAAGCCAGGAGTGCCAGGTCTACCAGGAAAGCCAGGAGCAAGAGGACTAAATGGTGAGAAAGGAGAACCTGGACCTGCTGGACTCCCAGGAGCAAGAGGGCCACAAGGGCCGCCCGGCACTCCCGGCCCCGCAGGACTGACTGTCCCTGGCAAGCCAGGACCACAAGgccctccaggagctcaggggcCAAGGGGACCCCCTGGTGAGAAGGGTGAGCCAGGTATCCCAGGTATAAACGGACAAAAGGGAGAAAACGGATTCGGAATTCCAGGCCGCCCAGGCGGCAGGGGTCTTCCAGGCCCACAGGGACCCCGGGGCCcccctggtcctgctgggatAGGGAAGCCCGGTGAAAATGGCCTGCCAGGTCAGCCAGGTCTGAAAGGTGACCGAGGTTTTCCAGGTGCACCTGGAGCAGTTGGTCTCCCAGGTCCCCAGGGTCTCCCAGGTGAACCTGGAGAAGTTGGCATTGGCAAGCCTGGGCCAATGGGaccaccaggagcagcaggtatCCCTGGAGCCAAGGGACATCCTGGACCTGCAGGGTTGCCCGGATCCCCAGGACTCCCAGGTTTTGGAAAGCCAGGATTGCCAGGGATGAAGGGACACAGAGGGCCTGAAGGTCCTCCTGGccttccagggcctaaaggAGACCAAGGTCCAGCTGGTGTGCCAGGAGAACCAGGGCCAGTCGGGCCACCAGGGAACATGGGCCCTCACGGACTCAAGGGTTTGCCCGGTGAGAATGGCCTACCTGGGCCCAAAGGTGACATGGGCCCTGCAGGACACCCAGGATTCCCAGGGGCCAAGGGGGAACGAGGCCTCCCAGGATTAGAGGGAAAACCAGGATACCCAGGTGAGCAGGGTCTTGCTGGTCCTAAGGGACACCCAGGTCTCCCAGGCCCAAAGGGTGATACAGGCCCTGCTGGGCTACCTGGGCTGCCTGGTCCGATGGGTCCACAAGGAGCCAAGGGAGTGCCAGGGGCCAACGGTGAGCCAGGCCCCAGAGGCCCTTCAGGAATACCTGGGATCAGAGGTCCCATCGGCCCCCCTGGCCTGCCAGGAGCCCCTGGTGCAAAGGGTGAGCCAGGAGCACCAGGACTGCCGGGCCCAGCAGGCATTTCCACGAAAGGCTTGAGTGGACCCATGGGACCACCTGGACCCCCTGGTCCTAAAGGCAGCAAAGGTGAGCCTGGCTTGCCCGGCCCCCCAGGTCCTCCTGGCCCCCCTGGCCAAGCTGTAATCCCACAGATGCCCGAAGGCTATGTTAAAGCAGGAGAGTCTCGGGACCTATCAGGGATATCTTTCATAAAAGGAGGAGTAAACCAAGCTCTGACAGGGATGCCAGTATCTGCTTTCAGTGTCATCCTCTCAAAAGCCTACCCTGCAGCAACAGTCCCCATCAAATTTGATAAAATCTTGTACAATAGGCAGCAACACTATGACCCCAGAACAGGAATCTTCACCTGCAGGACCCCTGGACTGTACTATTTCTCCTACCATGTACACGCAAAAGGAACAAATGTTTGGGTTGCACTCTACAAAAATGGTTCCCCACTTATGTACACCTATGATGAGTACAAGAAAGGATACCTTGACCAGGCTTCTGGCAGTGCTGTCATCGATCTCATGGAAAATGACCAAGTATGGCTCCAACTGCCCAATTCAGAATCTAATGGTCTCTACTCCTCTGATTATGTTCACTCTTCTTTCTCAGGTTTCCTGTTTGCTCACATCTAA